One Algoriphagus sp. Y33 genomic window, TGTTCTCCGTCTAATCCAATTTGAGTTTTTTCTAGGAATTTTATAGAATTTAATCGTTAAACAATATGGAGCTGTATTTAAACAGCTCCATATGTGAGTACCTCATTATTTAAGAGCAAATTTCTCAAGCTCAGTATTGAATTTCTCCGCTTCTTCGACAAACAGTGCGTGACCGCTGTTCTCAAACCTCACTAAATAGGAGTCTTTAATCCCTTTATTGAGCTCTTCGGCAAATGGAAATGGGCATAACTTGTCCTGAGTACCTTGGAATATGGCAGTAGGAATTTTTATTCTTGAAAGCTCTGGACGTAAATCCAGGTCTTTTAAAGCACTAATTGATTCAGTAACGGCATAAGGAGAAGCTTCCAAATTCATTTTCTCCAACCATCTTTCTACATTTTTGGATATGTTACCCTCTTTGGCAACAAACGCACTGCCAAGACCTGCAATCAAATCTTCCCGAGCAGTCAATGTTTGGGTAATTAATCCATTCGCGTCAGCTTCGGAAATACCGTGAGGGGATCCATCTCTCTGTTTCCATGACGGGGCTGCAGCCCCAAAAAGAGCAAGCTTACTCACGTGAGCTGCATCATATTTACTAACGTAGTGAAGAACAACTGCACCTCCCATCGAAAAACCACCCAAAACTGCATTTTGAATATTCAGCTTTTCCAAAACCACCTTAATGTCATCAGAAAACACGTCAAAATCATATTTTCCATATGGTTTGTCTGATTTGCCAAAACCACGAAGTGTAATACCAATAACCCTAAATCCTTTTCGGCTCAAGTATTGGTACTGGTACTGATACATCTCATCATTTAATGGCCAACCATGGATCAAAACAATGGGCTGTCCTTCACCAATATCTGTAATATGTAGTTTAACATTTTTTTCTACCTCAATGTACTCTGCCCTTCCTGCCGAAGCATTAACTCTTTTGCTTTGTGCCATAAGGCTGCTAGTGAAAAGAGAAACTAATATTGCTAATGCTAAAATTGACTTTTTCATTTTTTACTTTTTTAAAATTCGTTACGGTTTTATTTGCAATATTTGAGCGAAATGATCAAGCTTTATAAGGATGAATTCCGTGCTACATTGCCCCCTCATCATTATGAGTTTATAAATTCCAGGATGTCTTTATTAATGGTAGCTACCTCCGTAGTTGGCATACCATGGGAAAAACCAGGGTAGATGATCAATTTTCCGTTCTGCAATAATGAAGCAGCTGTAATAGCAGTTGTTACATAAGGAACAATTTGGTCATCCTCACCATGAAGAACCAAAACAGGGAACTCCACACTTTTTAGATCTTCAGTGAAATCAGTTTCAGAAAAAACTTTAATACAATCGTATTGTGCTTTGATTCCCCCCATCATTCCCTGGCGCCACCAATTGTCTTGGATTCCTTTTATAACTTCTGCTCCTTCACGGTTGTAACCGAAAAAAGGAATAGTGATATCCTGATAAAATTGAGCTCTATTGTGTCGTGTCTTATGACGAATATCATCAAACACTGCCAAGGGAACACCATTAGGATTGCGCTCATCTGCAATCATATAAGGTGTAATTGCACTAATTAAGACCACTTTGGCAACTCGGCCTTTTCCATGTTGGGCAGCATACCTGATGGCCTCTCCACCTCCGGTTGAATGTCCCACATGAATTACGTTTTCTAGATCCAAGAACTCAACCAATTCCGCCACATCGGCAGCATAGGTATCCATATCGTTTCCATTGAAAGTTTGAGTGGAGCGACCATGACCACGTCTATCATGTGCAATTACTCTAAAACCATACTCTAGAAAAAACATCATTTGTGCATCCCAGTCATCTGATGACAAAGGCCATCCATGGTGAAAGAAAATAGGTTGACCCGCCCCTAAATCTTTGAAATAAATTTCAGTTCCGTCTTTTACTGTGAATTTGTTCATGAGTATATATTTTATTGGTTATTAATATTTGATAATGCAAAGGTGTCAGGATACTGTAGGGTTAACAATGGATGAATTTCTCTTTGGATTGGATATTTTTCCCTTATAAGATTTTGATCAGTTGGTAACGCTAATTGAGATGAATTTTAGACTTATTATATGGACAAAAAGCTTTTAATAATGTGCCTTTACCCTCTTCTAGAATCATCTATTACTGAGCGAACGACAGAAACATTACTGCTTTATGGTTCAAAAATTGCTGCACTAGAGATTGAAAAATGATGATAAATGTCTACGTATACACCTTTATATTAAAGATCTTCTTAAAGATTCTATTCCTTAAAATTTAAAAGGAATAAAACTCTAGACAATTTGTTTTTCGCCGAGATCAATGTCTAATTGGTTATTTAATCCACCAAAATAAAATAGCACCGAAGAATTCCCCGGTGCTACCACCTTCGAATTAATAATTCAGACAATACTGAATAGGAAAATGGGACTAATTATTTGGTGTTAGCTCCTGTCCATTTATCACAGGACTAATATTGACAACATTTGTAACACTACCCGTCTTGCCGGAGTTATCAGTGACTTGGGCTTTAATAGTGACATTATTCTTACCTGTCGGTAAAATCAATGAACCTCCTACAGTCCAGCCGAACGTTGTTCGTACGTATCCACTTGGGTCAATTTCACTCCCTGCGGTATTAAAAACCGGCGCAAGATTCTGCCCTGCCCTGATCACATTTCCATTTGGCTGCAACAGGTCCACATCGAAAGTGACATTAAGCCCAGGTACAAGTCGATTGGGACCTTTGGAAGATTGAGTGCCATCTACTATAGTCCCACGCATCTCATCTGGCTTACCTTCTCCATTCTCATTTACACCAATTCCATTTCTTTGCCTATCCAAGGCTGAAACCTGGATAAAAAATAGTGAAGCATTAGCGGGAGGAGTTGGTGAAGATTTTGGACCAGTGGAAACGCCGGAAGGTATACGGGGTGCTATCATTGTGACCAAAGGGCCATCTGGATCATCCATTCCGTTTCCAGGAAGTTCTGATAATGGCATAGGTGTAAGTAGCTGTCCACTTGAAACACTCTCTGTAATCTTGTAGGTCTTGGTATCCTTAGCCGTATTTCCGGCTTTATCGGCCACTTCCACTATTAGATTAAATTTATCAACATCCTTTGGAAAAGACTCTAATACATGCCAACTGGTCCAAACAGTAACACCATCACCTGGTGTATCATCTGTCCCTAAAATATTAAATAAACTGGCAAGGTTAGTCCCTTCCGCAATTACTGTTCCATCAGGTTTGACTAAATCACAGTCAACAGTAACTTTCAATCCCGGGAAATTGGGGTTCGGCATACCAAGTAAGGAGGTATTTCGAATGTTAAGACCTTCATTTGCTATTATACCTACCGTATCATGTGTGATAGCTTCAAGGTTAATTAGGAAACCACTCCCGTTAAAACTTCCCTTACCTATCTCTGCTTCTCCCCTTGTAACCTGAGCGTTTAAGGCAGGAGATACTATATTTACCACAAGGGTTTCCTCCCCTGGATCTGCTGAAGACATATCCTCGTCAACACAGGCGGAAAAGCTTAAACCAAGCATTGTTACTAAAGCGAAATTCAGTTTTTTAAGATTATTCATTGTCATTTTTTTTTGATTACAATTTTTTAAACTCCGCAAATCAATACACAACCAAGACATTGGACTAACCATATTTGGTTGAAACGGACAAATCATCAGCTAAATCAGGCAATATGAAATGGCAAGGGTTACAAAACGGCAGGATATCCATGTTGTCAGGTTTAAATGTGAGGTACTGCTAAAAATCCCTGTACGATGGATAAAACGGGCATTGGGTAATCATACCATCCACTTTTATACAGGCAACACTAACTCCCGGTAAAAGTCAGATCGGCTCGAACAAAACCAAAATCAATTTGCGTTGAACAATTCAGAATGATTTCTGCCTGATTGACTTCCCTATATGCCCGGTTCACTTTGAAAGCCCCTTGAAAAATCCCATCAAAATCACTGCTTTGTTCTTAATTCAAACAACATGGGCAGGCACACCAAAGTACTTATCACTCTTCTGTTTTTGTATTGGCAGTTACCCGTAACAAAGGTGATAGCACAACATACCAGCATGGAACATCACCAGCGGAGAGAGACATCATCTAAAAATATTTACCTTCAAATGATGGATGGTATGATGGCAGAAATGGCCAATATTCCTATCACAAATTCGCCTGAAGAGGAGTTCATGCGCCAAATGACACCTCATCATCATGGGGCTATTTCCATGGCTGAATATGAAATAATACATGGAAAAGATGTTAAGATGATCCAACTCGCAAAAAGCATTTTAACTGAACAAAAAAGTCAGGTTATACAGATGAACCGTTGGTTAACCCAGAATCCAGACATCTTCCTATCCGACTCCACCGACTACCGAAAAGCCATGAATAAAACGATGGATATCATGATGGAATCCATACCATCACCTGAAGCCCCTGATACTCTGGACCGGGCATTTGCTTTAGTAATGATACCGCATCACCAAGCTGCCATAAATATGGCAAAAGTAGTAATCCGGTATAGCACGGATCAACTAATCTTGGGTTTTGCCCGGCACCTCATATCAGAAGAACAGATTGAAATTGACTTGATGAAAGACTTTATTTCCAAATAACTATGAAAATGACTATCCTAACTCTTATGTTGGGCATGCTTGCTCTATACAGCTTTGCCCAATCCCCATACACACATGACCGTGTATATACGGCAGACCAAATATCCAACACGGTATCTGTGATCGACCCATCACAAAACAAATTACTTGGGCAAATCACCTTAGGAAATCCTATTACCGATGTACTTAGCCCCTTGTATAAGGGTGAGACGCTGGTACATGGATTACGGTATTCTCCGGATTTGAAGATACTGGCAGTGGTGGCAATAGGATCAAATTCTATCAGTTTTATTTCCACTGAAACCAGCAAACTGTTAAAAACACTATATATCGGACGATCTCCACATGAACCTACTTTCACTCCGGACCACAAGCAAGTCTGGGTAACGGTACGCGGGGAAGCATACATCAGTGTAATTGACGTTCAATCCATGTCTGAAATCAAACAGATTCCTGTGGCAGATGGTCCTGGAATGGTGGCCTTTTCACCTGATGGAACCCGTGCTTATGTATGCTCCAGTTTCACATCTGAGGTGGATGTTATAAATACTAAAACCTACCAATTGATTAAGAAAATACCTGTGATCAGTCCGTTTTCACCAAATATTTTCACAAGCCCAGACGGAAAGTGGGTAGCGCTAACCCATAAAGACGTAGGTAAAGTGAGCATTATAAATACAGAAAATTTAACTACTAGCAAAGTAATAAGCACTGGTGCAATTACTAACCACGTCACATTTACTACAGTCAATGGTAGACTAAAAATGTTGGTCTCCATCGGAGGAGAGAATAAAGTGCTTGCATTTGATGTTGCTGATAATTTTAATTTAACAGACAGCATTAATGTAGGAGCATTGCCCCATGGTTTATGGCCTTCAACAGACGGTAATTTTCTATATGTTGGGCTGGAATTTGCTGACCAGGTCCAGGTGATTAATCTTCACACCATGAAGGTAGTAGCTACAATACCTGTAGGTCAAAGTCCACAAGCACTGGTTTATGCACAAAATGCGGTTTCAGAGACGGGTAAGTCCGGTAATGAATGGTCACTAAAGGACATGAATTCAACACAGGTAATTACATTGAGAACCACAGGGCTACTTCAAAATGCGAGTGGAAGAATTTCTGTACGACAAATTGGGTTAACTGATTTAGTGGAACAAGCTTTTTATGCACTTGAGCCAAACTCGGATTATTTGCTGGTTTTATCGAAAGCAACATCTCCACCCTACGCTGTAGATTACCAACTCAACGAGTTCCGGACAGATTCAAACGGAAAATATTCCGGACAATCCACCGGTTTAATAAAATCCGGAGATTCCGAAGAGACCCAACCATATCAGCATATACTAATTTTGGATGCAAAAACCCGTAACCCCGTACTTATTGACAACCTCCAAACTTCCCTCCTCGATGATGTTCTATAGCTCTGCAACAAGCCAAATTTTAATTTTATCCCTAGCAAATTTATTGCCTCGCCTAACATTCATTGGTTTTAGGATAGCCTACAGATACCCGGGAGTGGAAAACTATACTGAAATGTTCACCTACTATCCGGAATCACTGTACAGATCCAGCACAATTATAAGCAGCACACAACTGCGCCAGAATTGAGCTGCCGTTTATGTCATGGAGTAGACCATACTATCAGAATTGCAAGCATTCCACAGATTTTATCTACGTTATTTGCAGCTTTAATCAGTATTGGGAGGAGCACAGCCAGAACATGAAATAGTGCGCTAAATTATTTAATCCTTTCAGTTAATAATATCTTATTATTAACTGAAAATCTGACATTTATACATATCAATATTTAAAAAAATACTGATTCCCCAACAAGCAATCAATTAGTAATGCCCACCTGTTGGAAGCATAGGCTTCAAACGGTTTCAGGCAACAAATCCAACCCTCTAGTCCCTATTTTAAATTGAACTACTTACTTAACCCCATAAGGAAAAAGGCTATCTTTGATAGGGTCAATTGCTCCATTATGGTCGCTGAAAAGTATAGTAAATCAGACAGTCAAGTTTTTTCCGTATCAGCTAGTCTAATATGGTTAAGCGCATTGTTTATGGGAATTTTAGCATCCATACCAAAAATTATGCAGCTCAATATCACTGTGATAGAACTTGCTGTTGATGCCTCAGTGGCATTCCTATTCTCACTGTATGTTTGGTATTATAATATTTATAAGCTTCCAAAATATACCAAAAATCAATTTTCCCGTCGTTTTTTTACATTAAGACTAGTTTACAGTATCATTATTGGGATTGTGCTTATGCTGATTCTGGTAAGTATACACCAACTCCTGTTTCCTCGGTATAGTTTCAGTTCTATGATCCTGATGTACCAATTTCGGGGAGTGCTTATAAACTTAACCATTTGCATGTTCCTTTTTTTTCTGTACCAGAATCACAATTCCCAGCTAGTTATGGTTGAACTGGAAAAAGTTAAGTCAAATCATTTAGGGGCTCAATTTGAACTCCTCAAGCAACAGGTAAACCCTCATTTCCTTTTTAATAGTCTCAGCACCCTAAAATCCATGATTGAGCTACGTGACCCGCACTCAAATGAGTTCATTCTTAAGTTATCAGATTTTTATCGCTTCACGCTAGAAAAGAGAAAGCAGGATGTGATCCCAATTCAGGAAGAATTAAAAATATTACATTCCTATATCTATCTACTTAGAGCAAGATTTGAGGACGGTCTTCACTTAGTTGATGATACTGCTAGGGTTGCACACACGGGAGGCATCCCGCCTTTTACTTTACAACTACTGGTAGAAAATTGCATCAAGCATAATGTGGTTACGTTAGATAATCCCTTAACAATCAAAGTATATTATGACGAAAATGTACTTGTGGTAGAAAACCGCATCTCCAGAAAAAATAAGCCGGAGGTTTCAACTACCCTTGGGCTCGAAAATATAGATAAACGTTATCTTCATCTTATTGGGAAAAATATCTCCATCGAAAAAACCTCTGAGATTTTCAGGGTAAAACTTCCATTAATCCATGAATATCATAATAATTGAAGATGAGCTAAAAACTGCTAAAGCTCTAGGTCAGCTTATAGTTTCCGCTGAAAAATCTGCGCATATTGAATCTACCATCCAAAGTGTTGCCGGAGCAGTTTCTTATCTTTCATCAAAGCCTTTACCCGACCTGATCTTTATGGATGTGCAATTGGGGGATGGTTTATGTTTTGATATTTTCAAACAAATAGCCGTCGCCCCACCTGTAATATTCTGTACAGCTTTTGATGAATATGCAATGGAAGCGTTCCGCTCCAATGGTATTGATTATATCTTAAAACCTTTTTCCAGCGAAAGTGTAACCGCTGCTATGGCTAAAGTTCGCCAAATGAAAAATTTCTTCCAAACTCATGAAAACCCCATAAATGATCTAAATACTCTATTAAATCAGTTGAACAAAAAGGAAAAAAAAGGCTTTTTAGTATATAAAAACAATAAATATATAACATTACAAACAGATAATATTGCCTATTTCTATATCCGAAATGAAACAACAAAATTAGTGACTTTTGAAGCGAAAGAATACCTGATAAATTATTCACTGGAAGAATTATATGACCAACTCTCATCCGATCAATTTTACCGTGCAAACAGACAATACTTGGTTAATTATAGCGCAATCAAGGAGGTTGAGCATTACTTAGCTAGAAAGCTTTTTGTAAAATTAGTAATTCCCACGACTGAGCAACTGATCGTGGGTAAAGACAAGGCTGCAGCATTTTTAAACTGGTTGGGAAATCGTTAAACGTCGCTGGATTATATGTAAAAAGCCACTACTTTCAGTGCAGTACTTTTCAGTCTCCATTACTCTCCATTACAATGTCTTCCAAAAATTAAAAGGGCACCTAGATAAGGACCTCTTTTAAATTTTAATCACTAGTTCTATTATATCCTGGAGTCTGATCCATACTCTCCGAGTCCTGCTGGTATTCATCAAATGGTATCGGATAATACCTGCCTTTTTCAGAAAAATTCTGAAGTTTGGCCACGCAGAATTCAGACTGATCCTTAAACTTGGGTCCTACCCAAAGCCGCCATAAAAACTAAAATGATAAAAAAAGAAATACTGAGCTTAATACATCCTATTTCCATTTAATTACCTAATTAAATTTCTATCATGGTCCCATTGGGCAACTACTCCGCGTTCCTCCGGTTTCAGATAAAGCGGGACATATTTCTCCTCCAGTTTGAACCCGTGCCTATCCATTACATGATTCGGTATCCCATCGTAGACAATAAGTTGATTCACTTTATACCCCATGTAATTCTAGCCAGCTTCTGAAGAAAAAGTAAGACACTGACCATCGCGGTGATCGCTTCGAGAATAGACATCCACTTTCATTCACTGGTCATCAACGGCATTGAAGAATATGCCTATAAAACAGGTGCCGTGATGTCCAAGTAAAGCCTTGAGCATTAATAAATCATTAGGCTCAAAAATAATATCTTCTCAAAAAAAATTGGAGCAGCTTGGGGAAAACTTACAACTCAAACTCCCTTTTGTCCATTACTCGACGCTAAAATCCCTCCCAACTTTGCATTATCAACATATAAAAATAAAATGAACCGTTCAGCAAAAGCCATCTGGAATGGTACGATCAAAGAAGGTAGTGGAAGTCTTTCAACTCAAAGTAAAAGTTTGTTTAAAATGCCATATTCTTATGTTTCAAGATTTGAAAAACAAACAGGAACAGATCCGGAAGAATTAATGGCGGCGGCACATGCGGGTTGTTTCACGATGAAGCTAAGTGCAGAACTAACTTCTGCTGGATTTCCTCCTGAAATACTTGTTACGGAATCTGTTGTATCGTTAATCAATGGCACTATTACTTGTTCGGCACTTACACTGGAGGCGAAAGTACCAGGAATTACAGAGATGCGGTTTTTGCAAATTGCAGAACATGCAAAGGCTACTTGCCCGATTAGTATGGCTATTAAAGTAGAAATCACATTAGAAGTTAGACTTCAATAAATTTAATATTGAACCTGATCAAAAAAAGTGTGTCTATCAGGAACGAAATCACAGATATTACAAAACCAAACATGAAGATATGTCTTAGGGATAGGATCGGAAATCCTTTTGAATTAGAATAGCTGTGAACTTCAAAAGATTGGAGGGATAGCCCGCCCAAAGGAAGCCCCAATTTTATTTACCCTTTAATGAAATCATGTATGCTTTTATACCTTCAGGTTTGTCAGGAGTTAACAAGTAGACCATCGTAATAGCTCTATCCAAGTAATTCTCGAGCACATCTCTGCTAATCCCGTCCCCATCAAATTCATAGCTTTTACTACTTGACTGTTGACTAGCGACAGGGCTTGCTCCCAATGCCCACAAAAAAACTAAAATGACTGACAGATAAATACTGCGCTTAATACAATGAACTTTCATTTTATCACCCAATTAAATTTCCCTCATCGTCCCATTGGGCAACTATACCCCGCTGCTCGGGTTTGAGATAAATCGGGAGATATTTTTCCTCAAGTTTTAGACCGTATCTGTCCATCACATCCTGCGGAACCCCGTCCCAGACATTCGGCTGATTACCTACATAGCCGATGTATTTCCAGCCTGCTTCAGTGGAGAAATATCCGGAGCAGGTCAGATTTCGTAGCATATTGAACCAGCTTACCGCTCCCTGGTATGCTGGCTTTGCCTTTTCCGGCCAAGCCACCTCCTCAACAATCTCGATAACCTGATCATTGGAAAGTTCATTGAAGGTTTTGCCGAACTTTTCATTGGCCTCAAAATCCAACCACATCAAACCACCTCTCATAGGAGTCTGATTGCTTGGCTGGTCCTTCATCATAAATTCCATAAAATCCACCACTCCCACTTCTGTGGCAGCAGGAGATTCCTCATCCTTTGGCAGTATAATGTCTACCAGAGTTCCCAGTTTTTTTCTTTCATCTTTCGTAAAAAAGGTCTCTGAAAGCAATTCCTGGTCGCGTTGTCTCTCTTCCTCGGTTCTATAACCTTTAGTTTCCCCACTCAAAACGGCCTTTGGTGGCAATGCCTGCTCTTCAGGAGAGCAGCCAGTCATAAATAAGCCCGTGCCAACAGAACCGGTAAAGAGTAGTTTCAGATTTTCCCGTCTGTTCATCGCCTAGATATTTTTTTGTTTCAACTGATCCACAATGTATTCTGAAGTTCTCCAGCTTAAGGCCAATATGGTCCAGGTAGGGTTTTTGTCTGCCTGTGACACGAAAGGACCGGCATCCACCACAAATAGATTTTTGCAATCATGTGCCTGACAATTGGAGTTCACCACCGATCCTTTTGGACTGTTTCCCATGCGGGTAGTCCCTACCTCATGGATGATCTTTCCCGGATCCAGCAAACCGTAGTTGGTTTCAGGACCTGGCTTGCTACCCAATAACGTAGCGCCTGCCCCGGTTAGGATCTCCTCAAAAGTCTCGTGCATGTGTTTTGCCTGCAGAATTTCCTGATCGGTCCAGTTGTAGTTAAACCGGAGTACAGGGATTCCATACTTATCCACCACATTCGGATCGATTTCACAGTAGTTTTCATACCTGGGAACACTTTCCCCCCGGCCAGACATACCCAAGGTAGTACCGTAAAGTCTACGGATATCTTTTTTCAGCCCTGCACCATATCCTCCATTCTGGCTTGGCTCCCCAAACTCATCTTTGATGTACTGGCGCATGGAGTTCATGCTTCCCCCAGTACCATAGGCAGGCTGTGTCATTCCACCCCAGTATTCAATGTGGTAGCCACGGGCAAAGTCCAATTTCTTATTATCTCCCCACC contains:
- a CDS encoding alpha/beta fold hydrolase, producing the protein MKKSILALAILVSLFTSSLMAQSKRVNASAGRAEYIEVEKNVKLHITDIGEGQPIVLIHGWPLNDEMYQYQYQYLSRKGFRVIGITLRGFGKSDKPYGKYDFDVFSDDIKVVLEKLNIQNAVLGGFSMGGAVVLHYVSKYDAAHVSKLALFGAAAPSWKQRDGSPHGISEADANGLITQTLTAREDLIAGLGSAFVAKEGNISKNVERWLEKMNLEASPYAVTESISALKDLDLRPELSRIKIPTAIFQGTQDKLCPFPFAEELNKGIKDSYLVRFENSGHALFVEEAEKFNTELEKFALK
- a CDS encoding alpha/beta fold hydrolase, with protein sequence MNKFTVKDGTEIYFKDLGAGQPIFFHHGWPLSSDDWDAQMMFFLEYGFRVIAHDRRGHGRSTQTFNGNDMDTYAADVAELVEFLDLENVIHVGHSTGGGEAIRYAAQHGKGRVAKVVLISAITPYMIADERNPNGVPLAVFDDIRHKTRHNRAQFYQDITIPFFGYNREGAEVIKGIQDNWWRQGMMGGIKAQYDCIKVFSETDFTEDLKSVEFPVLVLHGEDDQIVPYVTTAITAASLLQNGKLIIYPGFSHGMPTTEVATINKDILEFINS
- a CDS encoding DUF305 domain-containing protein, with translation MGRHTKVLITLLFLYWQLPVTKVIAQHTSMEHHQRRETSSKNIYLQMMDGMMAEMANIPITNSPEEEFMRQMTPHHHGAISMAEYEIIHGKDVKMIQLAKSILTEQKSQVIQMNRWLTQNPDIFLSDSTDYRKAMNKTMDIMMESIPSPEAPDTLDRAFALVMIPHHQAAINMAKVVIRYSTDQLILGFARHLISEEQIEIDLMKDFISK
- a CDS encoding YncE family protein, whose translation is MTILTLMLGMLALYSFAQSPYTHDRVYTADQISNTVSVIDPSQNKLLGQITLGNPITDVLSPLYKGETLVHGLRYSPDLKILAVVAIGSNSISFISTETSKLLKTLYIGRSPHEPTFTPDHKQVWVTVRGEAYISVIDVQSMSEIKQIPVADGPGMVAFSPDGTRAYVCSSFTSEVDVINTKTYQLIKKIPVISPFSPNIFTSPDGKWVALTHKDVGKVSIINTENLTTSKVISTGAITNHVTFTTVNGRLKMLVSIGGENKVLAFDVADNFNLTDSINVGALPHGLWPSTDGNFLYVGLEFADQVQVINLHTMKVVATIPVGQSPQALVYAQNAVSETGKSGNEWSLKDMNSTQVITLRTTGLLQNASGRISVRQIGLTDLVEQAFYALEPNSDYLLVLSKATSPPYAVDYQLNEFRTDSNGKYSGQSTGLIKSGDSEETQPYQHILILDAKTRNPVLIDNLQTSLLDDVL
- a CDS encoding sensor histidine kinase; the protein is MVELEKVKSNHLGAQFELLKQQVNPHFLFNSLSTLKSMIELRDPHSNEFILKLSDFYRFTLEKRKQDVIPIQEELKILHSYIYLLRARFEDGLHLVDDTARVAHTGGIPPFTLQLLVENCIKHNVVTLDNPLTIKVYYDENVLVVENRISRKNKPEVSTTLGLENIDKRYLHLIGKNISIEKTSEIFRVKLPLIHEYHNN
- a CDS encoding LytTR family DNA-binding domain-containing protein gives rise to the protein MNIIIIEDELKTAKALGQLIVSAEKSAHIESTIQSVAGAVSYLSSKPLPDLIFMDVQLGDGLCFDIFKQIAVAPPVIFCTAFDEYAMEAFRSNGIDYILKPFSSESVTAAMAKVRQMKNFFQTHENPINDLNTLLNQLNKKEKKGFLVYKNNKYITLQTDNIAYFYIRNETTKLVTFEAKEYLINYSLEELYDQLSSDQFYRANRQYLVNYSAIKEVEHYLARKLFVKLVIPTTEQLIVGKDKAAAFLNWLGNR
- a CDS encoding OsmC family peroxiredoxin, coding for MNRSAKAIWNGTIKEGSGSLSTQSKSLFKMPYSYVSRFEKQTGTDPEELMAAAHAGCFTMKLSAELTSAGFPPEILVTESVVSLINGTITCSALTLEAKVPGITEMRFLQIAEHAKATCPISMAIKVEITLEVRLQ
- a CDS encoding gluconate 2-dehydrogenase subunit 3 family protein codes for the protein MNRRENLKLLFTGSVGTGLFMTGCSPEEQALPPKAVLSGETKGYRTEEERQRDQELLSETFFTKDERKKLGTLVDIILPKDEESPAATEVGVVDFMEFMMKDQPSNQTPMRGGLMWLDFEANEKFGKTFNELSNDQVIEIVEEVAWPEKAKPAYQGAVSWFNMLRNLTCSGYFSTEAGWKYIGYVGNQPNVWDGVPQDVMDRYGLKLEEKYLPIYLKPEQRGIVAQWDDEGNLIG